AATCCCACCACGAGTACTTAAGGTCTGCTCTCCTCACCTTGatggtatatttacatttattttcaatatgtgtCTTTCTTATCATGCGTTCCCGGATATTTGGAAACTTTCATGCATAATACCGGTACCTAAGAAACCTAAGATTAACAGCATGAATGATTTGAGACCCGTTGCACTCACGTCTGTCGCGATGAAAATATTGGaacgtattattttaaaaattatgcaacCTTATGCTGAAAAAGTGTTAGACCCGTTGCAATTTGCTTACCGATCACTCCGTAGTACCAGTGAtgcgatttattttaaattacataaattgtattcacatctagataatgtaaagaaaggccactcggcacgtattatgtattttgattttcaatctgcgtttaataccatacaaccccatatcttagcagacaaaatgttgaatatggagtttccccgtccgattgttcgtttagttttaaatttcatttgtgatagaaaacaatttgttaatattaatggtgttaagtcagaaatcgtaacctctgacaccggtgttcctcagggtactgtcaacgcacctaaattatattccttGTATACGGCGGGTTACAGATCTTTAAATGATGAGCTTTGCCCCGTTGTTAAACTCGCTGATGACACTAGTACTATTGGTCtcatagtttcaaacaatgatgaaaattatcgtagcgaaatacaaagatttgttaaattttgtgacgataattatctccaaataaatgcatcaaaaacaaaggagatgatcattgattttaggactaaacataaatttaattttcaaccaatcactatcaaaggtaaagaaattgaaattgttgaccagtacaagtatctaggaattgttttcaatgataaactgagttggggagaccatatagacttcatcagcaaaaaattaagtcccagaatgtattgtttgagaactttatataaatttaactcctgtgatttgatgttactttcgttctatagatccgttatatgtagtgtttggacgtattgcctctcctgttgggctggtaatgttaccggagggaataaaggacgccttgaaactttcatccgtcgggctggtaaaatgattggtctggaactgccttccattaccgatgtgcacctagaacacctccagaaagatttcgaacgcattgagtcggatgcctctcatcctctccacaaagtgatcatagaccaacttaatccaagtggtagattgaggctcctcagtgtgaaaacaaatcgatttgctaaatcctttattccctccggtatcatccagtacaacaggaagtcaagaagataattttatattataattttttagatgtttttatatgaatggttttatgctatatttgtttttatagtgttttctttgttattatgacgagcaatgaatttcctttttgaggatcaataaaagttatcttatcttatcttatagaAACTTCTTGAACCAAGCCAGTAACGAACCAGTTATACcaacattttgtaatttaacaATTAAACGCTGATGTGGAACGCTATCAAAGGCTTTTTATAATTAGACTCTAAATAAACAACAACGAGTTACGTCATTAATGTGCATATGCATGAACGTCAATTGAGAACGAAACTAATATTAATCTAGCTATAAACGAAATGACCGGATGGCTCATtcattattgtaattgttttatgaattgtataaatgttaaaatttggCTTATTCGTGTAGCTCacgctgtttgtattttataattttgttctgTTGAATTACCGTCATCATGGGGTGCATGAATTGCATGAATTACATGTCTCGCTGGCTCGCACGTTGGCACGGTACCGGTTATCGTGTTTTTTACCGCTTTTTCTACTCGTCTCCGACTCATTTCTCTGTTATAGTCAGCCATCTAAGACAATCTGTGGCTAGTTATGTGATCAATATCGAATGCTATTTATAGAACAAGTTGAAAATAAGCAAACACATAAATACTGTTATACCATGATATGTGGCTGTTTAATGGCAACACGTCCAACAAGAGGATCACAACATATTCTACTTCTACATCgtatatattatcattacattgtattttttgtattaaaaatatcTTCTTCTTTTAATAAATGTCAAGGTATTTTATGatttatgatatattttttcaaCTGCAATCAATTGACTTgcgttattttctttttttttaattctctaataaatagagtattataaTCATTCGTCATAATGCATCCAAACAGCATATGATTCGTCAATTAGAGgggaaataaaaaatgaaatctgTTTGTTACTGTATCACAAGAAAATAGTTTCAGATTTATAAAGCAAAATGTGATTTTCTGAAAAACTCGAGAAGCATGATAATTATCAATGGAtactagttggtgacaagaacgctagttgatcatactcAGTACCGTTTttattcgggaaaccacctcacgaccaACTCACGCCAAAAAAACTTGAGAAACATGAGAGTTATCAATATTATGGCAAGGAATAATGAACAAACGGGATCATTACAAAGAATGAGATACATCATAGTAATTTACAGTCACCGTCAAATTATACAGCAGCAACATTCGAGATGCATTGTCGAAAAAAGTACTTCATTTctgaaagtaaaaaataaataaattaatcagtTTGTAATAACTATAGGGGTCTACATTGAATTCTCACCCAGCGATCACTGGGGCAGTTACACACTAATCCATTCCTTGGACAACCTAACGAGGAGTTTCACAGatggagttttgacttaatattagtaaaaagataaatattttggcacgtatggcgtttcatacgtataattgAGCTTGTAAACTTCAGACAAATATCGAAGAGCCtcgaaataactacagactAGGCCAAGTCTACGGGCAGACAAACTTAGATTTAAAATGATTGTGAAGCTTGCGCTGAATCCGCATATacggcgtttcatacgtattactacttgagcttgtattttcaacaaaaatcaaaataaaaaaaatacagtaaataaaaaagagaatatttaatacagacttggggctgAGTTTACATAATTAAAACGGATTATCGCCCTTTTGTTACCTCTACTTACAATTCACTCATAATTTATCATAATGCATTTTCAGATTTTGGGTTTGCCGTGGTCGGCAATGACGTAGTACCGTGCAGAACAATACTCCAGCTGTACATCTGACCTATAACATTGATATTAatatctattagtattagttAATAACAACAAGAGCTCAAACTTACTtctaaataaaagtatttttcaAATCAATCTAATCCTAATCTTTATCACAACtaacgtataggcctacataacatTTTCGTATAAACACTATAGTATAGTTGTGTGAAATAAAAGTAACTTCAATTTCAATAACCAATTTCATTTGTTGAATCAGTACAGTACACCATAATGCCAGGTTCTTAACATAAACGTGCCCAAATGCTTAGGATTGCGCGTTAGTTTGGAATAAGTGCAAAACTACCGTCCGGTTATAACTAAAAATTTTATAAAACTAACAAgtgtatattaaattttataagatttttgtacactattataggcctacctgaAGTTGATGGACTGAAAAAATATCGATATCTATTGCGATCTTCCACCTTCAACCTCCATATTCCAAATGCCGTCTCTCCCCAACTATGTGTTGTCAAAAACGGCCAATTCTGGAACGATTTACCAAAGTCATTTGGTCTGGGTGACAAGAGATTTGACTGGGTACCAGATGGTGATGTCAGAGTAATGGCGAGGTTGCCACGACGTTTGTGGTAAAGGCTGATTTTAACTTGAACATGTTCAATGTATCGTACGGCATTACTTGTTCCAGCACAACCATTCGTACGAATCTGAAGATACAGGCTATCACCACTAGTGATATTTCTAAAAGAATAAagattcaaataatatataggcctccTAGGTGTATAACAAAAATAGTTCATTATAACGTGacatgtctaaagctctgtctacatcaaactttatgtgacaaaaaatgtgatgtgcccaaatatggacatgatgatgtcatattactaccatatttgggcatatcactaccatatttgggcacacttttttgtcaaactagtcactttatagtatagacagagcagggagttgttataataacaactccctggacAGAGCGTTAGAAGATATAAGCTATACTTACTGAGGCATTCCTGATCCTTCGACAATACACACATGTTGTTCCGGTAATGGCTGCCAGTCCTCTGCCGTGGTCACCATAGATTTAGCATCCATTAAGCCAAATCCAAATTTATGTGACACTAAGGAAGAAATTatacataacatttttaaatgacatTTGATAATTGTATACTTCTTTGGGAAGTTTTAAAGACATAGGCATATTGGTATTATATTAAGAAGAAACGAGAGGAGATAGGAACAGATGAATAAGTTACGATAAGTCACAAAGATAAACGAGAGGAGATCAGATGAATAAGTTACGATAAGTCACAAAGATAAACGAGAGGAGTTAGGAACAGATGAATAAGTTACGATAAGTCACAAAGATAAACGAGAGGAGTTAGGAACAGATGAATAAGTTACGATAAGTCACAAAGATAAACGAGAGGAGTTAGGAACAGATGAATAAGTTACGATAAGTCACAAAGATAAACGAGAGGAGTTAGGAACAGATGAATACGTTACGATAAGTCACAAAGATAAACGAGAGGAGTTAGGAACAGATGAATAAGTTACGATAAGTCACAAAGATAAACGAGAGGAGTTAGGAACAGATGAATACGTTACGATAAGTCACAAAGATAAACGAGAGGAGTTAGGAACAGATGAATAAGTTACGATAAGTCACAAAGATAAACGAGAGGAGTTAGGAACAGATGAATAAGTTACGATAAGTCACAAAGATAAACGAGAGGAGTTAGGAACAGATGAATAAGTTACGATAAGTCACAAAGATAAACGAGAGGAGTTAGGAACAGATGAATAAGTTACGATAAGTCACAAAGATAAACGAGAGGAGTTAGGAACAGATGAATAAGTTACGATAAGTCACAAAGATAAACGAGAGACTAGAAAGGTACAGTAGAGACCTAAAGTATAGAACAGATAGGTCATTACCATAGTATCCGGCTCCGTTTTTTTTCCACACATCTCGCAGGTTTGCTCTTCTTGATGTTTTCACAACAATATACTGCAAATCTCTCCATGACAATAAAGGACTGTAAATAAAATTGTCATAAACACAGAAGAAAATAAGCacagtttttcttttcttatttaaaaaacGCATAAAGTCTAAACAGCAAGAGTTACCTAAGCAAACatgattattttgtaaaaagcaTACACCATCTGGTTTTGTGACCGTGAAAACAGTTAATTTGAAACCATCTTTTGGTTAGAAAATGTCTTACTTTGCTTGTAGCGCAAGTGCACATATCCCAGCAGCCAATGGGGCAGAAGCAGAAGTGCCCGTATGTACATCGCTGCAACCATTGTTCAAATCGGTCGTTATCTATAAGTAAATATTACAACCAATTACAAGATTTTGGATTAAAATTTGTTTCTTTCAACTACTAGAATTTGTTTTAGTGAATGAAATCCTCTTTAGATCTTATAGCTTTAAACTATATTGTGCTCATCTTTGGTGTGACTATCGTATGATGATAATTAGATCTATTAATGTATGCTATAATAAATGCGCTGCACCGTATATTATATTGAATGTCTCTAGAAGCAGTATGGTGTTTATTGAATATGGTGTCCCTTCCTTTAATGAGTTGAAAATCTATCTATGGTTTCATGCAACGTATGTTGAATAGTGGTGACATCattgttgcttgtgtttgcaaacatatGCTCCATAACTAAAACATTTATTGTAGATTGAGAAGTATCCTATATAGGCTTATTTTAACTTGGAGTTTGCGCATTttcgtttttctttttctgtttgtacGCTGTTGATATAGATGAaatttttccgaaataaaaaaaatcaattaaataaggGCGAGGCGAAGGAAGAAACGTTGTCcatgttttaaacataaaattttgGTTTATGATTTACCACAGCTTTTCCATTTGTAGCAGCACTGTAGGTTGTAGCCATGACTGACGGGCATGACTCAGCATAACGTGGTAGATTTCCCGTCATGCTCGCACTCGTTACAGACAATGTGTATATACTTGTTACGTAACCGTCACAACTACAATGATCTTTTACTGTACCGCCATTTCCAGAAGCCCACACAAAAATTGATCCAAGACCGTTCCTTCCCTAAAAAACAGCaatgaaaaacattttaagaaaatttgGGTCACAGTCATTGAAATCAACTAATCCATGTTTTCTTATCCACCATGAAGTAAAGCtagaatgtttataatttagGATTTTAACTTTGATAGTTCAAACTCGGAGAGGCTCAGAGAGAGACCAAAAGGAAGACCAAAAACAATTACATGGATGGCTAACATAGAAAGGAAACAGAAATGTTCACATGCGGACCTATAGGCCCGGCACGTTCTTGCTTAAAAACGTACTGAGTGGCGAACACAAGTGAGACGCGCAATGTCTAACGACGATTAGCATTTAAGATGATGAGTTTAAACTAATTTTTGGTAATCTTTATAACGTAAAATAAAATCCCTCCGCATTATTGTATATGAATTTGGCCTACCATTTTTGCACCATCTTCCAACGCCTTTGTTGTCAGCAGTCCTGGTCCATCTACATCCCTACCAGTATCGTCTGGTCCCCAGCTGATACTGTATATGCTAATTACCTGTCTGTTAAAGCTCAAAGACGCTGCTTCCACGACATCTGACAACGAGTGGTCAAGCATTCGTATACCTTACggaataaaaatatttacattttgagACGACTGTGAATACAGATTTGAAGATTCTTAaggccttgtctacactatcaaactttacgtgacaaaaatttgcccatatatggacatcatatcactaccatatttgggcatgccactaccatatttgggcacatcacacttttgttgtcaaactagtttgatagtgtagacagatcttaagcTTAGTACGTATGGCAGTCTACACTAGAAAACTTTAGCAAACTTACCCCCAATTTTAGAGTTGTAAGCAATACCGACACCACATATACTGTTGTTGGCTTGCATAGCTACTTCTCCAGCACATCTGGTTCCATGGCTGCAATAACATTGAACAttagtatttataatttatttcgtTTACATGTTTTACAAGTTTTGAAACTTAGGCCTAAGGCATGcttgttaatgttgtttaatttattacatGCTTTTATATTCACGCGAATCGAACAATCTTgagttctgattggttgcgcatttgtgttttttttgcTTCACAAAAACtagatgaaaatattaatacgcATGCGCAGTAGTGTCAACGCTTTCAATTCGCGCAATTTGTCTAGTGAAAACTGAAGAAGACataaacaataggcctattgggATAAAAACGTAACTCGTGTTTAACTTAACTTCGAGCTCATTCTTGCTCAGCAACAAATTAATACGAATCCACGTTCAATTTAGTTTGAGACTTACTTGTTATCCTTTCGTTTAGTGTATTTTGGAAGTGGGTCATCATCCCAGTCGATGAAATCATAACTTGCTGATGGTTCCTAAATGATCAGAAATAAATGACCACAGATGTTGTAAAATAAGTAACTAAACCTATTAACATATGACTCGTAACGCGTTGGTCGTGTCTAAATGATAAtacttataatataataatgtattataatgaaaattaagcttggttcccacgaggacgcaacgcaatgacgtaatggcaacgcaagcgtgttgaccaatgacaagcgacagttcgaataatccatcgcttgagaTTGGTAAATTCACCCACGttgtgttacgtccttgtgttacgtctctagtgggaatcaaACATAAGAGCATAACTCATTTATAACTTTATGATTGCTTGTCAGGCTTCTGAAGAATAGAAGCTGAAACAACGAAACTGTCAAGAAAGTaccattttaaatcattttttaatacaaGAAATTTCTATATTTTATGAAGAAATATAGCACTTACATAATTTTCGAGTAAATCAGGATGATTTCTCTCAATGCCATCGTCCACTATTGTGACAGCAACTCCCTCTCCTGTGTAGCCTTGTTGCCATGCCTCCACTACGCGGTGATCGAATccattactactgtactagtatAAGAACATATATACATAGAACACATCTTTGAGACGCTATTATTTATTCCTAGCAAAGGGACAGgtgaaattaacaaataaaggtTTTAACACTATACTCTACCAACTGTTTATTCAGTGGGACACCCAAATTAAGGGATATTTGTTGTGTCCTGAAGGTGTTCCACTAGACTAcgttaatatttgttattttatgcGATCAGTATGCCTCGTTTGGTGAAAACATTTTCCTCTGGTTTCGATTAGTATATTGATCATATGTAGTTCATTGATTGTAAACCAGTAATTTTAACTTATGTTtcaagacagtttcgtctagataatatatatatatatatatatatatacaatctgcagacagtactgtttcgatcttattagatctcgtcagtgcagctcagtcAATATAATGTCtcgtttgtattgttattatttaaaccatatttaatatatatgaTTTCAAGTGTATAGAACAATTCAACTTTACATCTAGTATTAAATTCGAACACCTGTGAGAACCTGTTTAAATATATCAAAGGTAATCGTATATAAAGGTAAtgcttttaaaataaacaattcaaaATACATCATTATATATTGAAAGGCAACATGTCAACGGTGAATACCGAGATAGctttaatgtaaacattttctatGAGGAGCTTGGATATTAAATGTTGTTTGGAGAAAACGAATATCAGTGGCTGGAAATAATTGCGAACTgcctcaagctctgtctacactatcaaactagtttgacaaaaaaagtgggaTGATGTGCGCAAATacggtaatgatatgacatcatcatgtccatatatgggcatatcatttttttgtcacataaaatgtgatagtgtagacagagctttagtacaGAGTGCGATAAATCTTCCCATAATGCATAAACAACATGTTCAATCttactaaaaaacaaatatattaagtTTGATTTCAAGTGATATCTATCACGTGTCATTATCTCTATCTAGAAAAATGTCTTGTAGCACGAACGACTGTTTATACTTTGCTGTGTAGCAAGCAAGGCGACATGTTCTAAGTAGCATAATATTCTTACCAGATACCATTGTTTGGAAACGAAAACGTCATTGGATATGTCTCGTTTAGCTCTTGACTTGTGAATTTGCTGTTCGAACCATTTCACCTAAACAAGaaacatttttactttttttataatGTCACTGCTGCGTCGGTTTTGTTTTCAccttattgtaggcctataccgtATTTATACTAATGAtgataaaaaagaaacatttccCTGCCACGTAACATACACCTAAATGTGAAAGTTTACATAAGTCAACTGCAATtcgtgtagtaggcctaggctacacaaattaaaatcataattgaaaaaaaagggATACAAAAAGGATGAAAAAGAAGGCTAAACAAATCTCTAGGCCTATGATCATTCCATACAACATTGATGTGGTGGTACAATCAGGGGGAGAGTGAACACTCCCTGGTACCCGGGAACTTAAGTCCCTGCTGGTACAATGTTTGTCTCATTTTATGAgcttatattgtattttttaaagttatttggTGCTAGAACGGCCCCTGTATGAAAGTTCACCCTAACTAggatgaaataataaaataaatcattctTTTTATTTCGTCAGGACATTTCAATTGCACGTATACACCCAATTATATATCcatccaaaataaaaaaaaaaacatagctaAATTTTATCTGTGTAGCCGATTAgttttttagttatttatttaaaattgggCAAACTGCCAAGA
This genomic stretch from Antedon mediterranea chromosome 11, ecAntMedi1.1, whole genome shotgun sequence harbors:
- the LOC140063019 gene encoding furin-1-like gives rise to the protein MHRLIAVICYLVLIAVKYGQCLAGLTTYSSYYAAQVLGGSQSAAELADKYGYQFHGQVGSLDDFYLYSRGNINKRSILPSDGAHINIKEEPQVKWFEQQIHKSRAKRDISNDVFVSKQWYLYSSNGFDHRVVEAWQQGYTGEGVAVTIVDDGIERNHPDLLENYEPSASYDFIDWDDDPLPKYTKRKDNNHGTRCAGEVAMQANNSICGVGIAYNSKIGGIRMLDHSLSDVVEAASLSFNRQVISIYSISWGPDDTGRDVDGPGLLTTKALEDGAKMGRNGLGSIFVWASGNGGTVKDHCSCDGYVTSIYTLSVTSASMTGNLPRYAESCPSVMATTYSAATNGKAVITTDLNNGCSDVHTGTSASAPLAAGICALALQANPLLSWRDLQYIVVKTSRRANLRDVWKKNGAGYYVSHKFGFGLMDAKSMVTTAEDWQPLPEQHVCIVEGSGMPQNITSGDSLYLQIRTNGCAGTSNAVRYIEHVQVKISLYHKRRGNLAITLTSPSGTQSNLLSPRPNDFGKSFQNWPFLTTHSWGETAFGIWRLKVEDRNRYRYFFSPSTSGQMYSWSIVLHGTTSLPTTANPKSENAL